A DNA window from Phycisphaerales bacterium contains the following coding sequences:
- a CDS encoding VCBS repeat-containing protein: protein MADLNGDGMRDVISGSWPGEIFFFAGARDGAYEEPIKLESSSGGDVNVGQASAAAVTDWDRDGDLDLLLGTIEGDVFFVPNVHEGKGVPKFGDAQQLAAGGENIRVKGDAGPTVADWDGDGADDLICGDGQGGVWFYRATARGERQMPTLAAAIALVQPMSDEEMMAAYTNPTDDIEGKLIKRPGARTKVCIADWNGDSRLDVLVGDFQTTTAEQPNLSDEDIAERDRIRERQQTVMTRYQQLWAVLDAKLRERVGVGPEEEMTTEQQEKWGQLWDEVSAEVEGFNEVSTELQELWPQLARFEPERRNHGWVWVYLRKAADASASAEPGP from the coding sequence TTGGCGGACCTCAACGGCGACGGGATGCGCGATGTGATCTCCGGCTCGTGGCCAGGCGAAATCTTCTTCTTCGCCGGCGCCCGCGACGGTGCGTACGAAGAGCCGATCAAACTCGAAAGCAGCAGCGGCGGCGACGTGAACGTGGGCCAGGCGTCGGCCGCGGCGGTGACGGACTGGGACCGCGACGGGGATCTCGATCTCCTCCTCGGCACCATTGAAGGCGACGTCTTCTTCGTGCCCAACGTCCACGAAGGCAAGGGCGTGCCGAAGTTCGGCGACGCGCAGCAACTGGCGGCCGGCGGCGAGAACATCCGCGTGAAGGGCGATGCCGGGCCGACCGTGGCCGACTGGGATGGCGACGGCGCGGATGATCTCATCTGCGGCGACGGCCAGGGCGGCGTGTGGTTCTATCGCGCCACGGCACGCGGCGAAAGGCAGATGCCCACGCTCGCCGCCGCCATCGCGCTCGTGCAGCCGATGTCGGATGAAGAGATGATGGCCGCGTACACCAACCCGACTGACGACATCGAAGGCAAACTCATCAAGCGCCCCGGCGCGCGCACCAAGGTCTGCATCGCGGACTGGAATGGCGACAGCCGTCTCGACGTGCTCGTAGGCGACTTTCAGACGACGACCGCCGAGCAGCCGAACCTGTCGGATGAAGACATCGCGGAGCGCGATCGAATCCGGGAGCGGCAGCAGACCGTGATGACGCGCTACCAGCAACTCTGGGCGGTGCTCGACGCCAAACTCCGCGAGCGCGTCGGCGTCGGACCCGAAGAGGAAATGACGACCGAGCAGCAGGAGAAGTGGGGCCAACTCTGGGATGAAGTTTCCGCCGAGGTCGAGGGCTTCAACGAGGTTTCGACCGAACTGCAGGAACTCTGGCCGCAGTTGGCGCGTTTCGAACCCGAACGGCGGAACCACGGCTGGGTCTGGGTCTACTTGCGCAAGGCCGCGGACGCGAGCGCGTCTGCCGAGCCGGGGCCGTAG
- a CDS encoding DegQ family serine endoprotease has protein sequence MLMRSHKSSRGFLPRRLASLIVAGGACTFLTAPVLMGFDDPAPPKAISSAEAISAAFRDAARTISPSVVNITTVDRPDNVSFNQQSPGQQIPPQLRQQIPPEFRRFFGDTPGQIVPFGGQGGPMPERRGQGSGVIIKSDGYILTNNHVVQGADELKVRLSDRRDYTATVVGADPDSDLAVIKIDATGLPAAKFGDSDALQQGDWVVAVGNPFGLDHTVTAGVVSAKGRGNIGLNTYEDFIQTDAAINPGNSGGPLVNLHGEMVGINSAIHSRTGGSDGIGFAIPSNLAQHVADSLIDSGRVDRGWIGVGVQPLTPDLAHAFNYTGSTGVVVTNVMDGTPAQKSGLKSGDIIVEVDNRTIDSPRALINFIGQREPGEQVKVTVSRNGSEQVVPLTLGQRPGQEQVIASQAPSQAPSAEASLGLAVQPLTDDLRRQLGVSAAGGLLVTQVQPGSPAERAGLQPEDVIVEANHSAVRSARDLANQAKNLGEGVLLKIERGGQPLYMVLKSE, from the coding sequence ATGCTCATGCGATCACACAAGTCATCCCGCGGATTTCTGCCGCGCCGACTGGCCTCGCTCATCGTCGCCGGCGGCGCCTGTACATTTCTGACTGCACCCGTGCTCATGGGATTCGATGACCCCGCGCCTCCCAAGGCCATCTCGTCGGCGGAGGCGATCTCCGCGGCGTTCCGTGATGCGGCCCGGACCATCTCGCCGTCGGTCGTGAACATCACCACGGTCGATCGGCCCGACAACGTCTCATTTAACCAGCAGTCGCCGGGCCAGCAGATTCCGCCGCAGCTGCGTCAGCAGATTCCCCCTGAGTTCCGCCGCTTCTTCGGCGACACGCCGGGGCAGATCGTGCCCTTCGGCGGTCAGGGCGGCCCGATGCCCGAGCGCCGCGGCCAGGGTTCGGGCGTCATCATCAAGTCGGACGGCTACATCCTCACCAACAACCACGTCGTGCAGGGCGCTGACGAACTGAAGGTTCGCCTCAGCGACCGGCGCGACTACACCGCCACCGTCGTGGGCGCCGACCCCGACAGCGACCTCGCCGTGATCAAGATCGATGCGACCGGCCTGCCCGCCGCGAAGTTCGGCGACTCCGATGCGCTCCAGCAGGGCGACTGGGTCGTCGCGGTCGGTAACCCCTTCGGCCTCGACCACACCGTAACCGCCGGCGTCGTGAGCGCCAAGGGTCGCGGCAACATCGGCCTGAACACCTACGAAGACTTCATCCAGACGGACGCGGCGATCAACCCCGGCAACTCCGGTGGCCCGCTCGTCAATCTGCACGGCGAGATGGTCGGCATCAACTCCGCCATTCACTCGCGCACCGGCGGAAGCGACGGCATCGGCTTTGCCATCCCGTCCAACCTCGCCCAGCACGTGGCCGATTCACTCATCGACAGCGGACGCGTCGATCGCGGCTGGATCGGCGTCGGTGTACAGCCGCTCACGCCTGATCTCGCCCACGCGTTCAACTACACCGGCTCGACCGGCGTGGTCGTGACGAACGTGATGGATGGCACGCCTGCTCAGAAGAGCGGCCTCAAGTCGGGCGACATCATCGTCGAGGTGGACAACCGCACGATCGATTCGCCGCGCGCCCTGATCAACTTCATCGGCCAGCGCGAGCCGGGCGAGCAGGTGAAAGTGACCGTCTCGCGCAATGGCTCCGAGCAGGTCGTCCCGCTGACGCTGGGGCAGCGCCCGGGGCAGGAGCAGGTGATCGCCTCGCAGGCGCCGTCGCAGGCGCCGTCGGCGGAAGCGTCGCTGGGCTTGGCGGTGCAGCCGCTGACGGATGATCTGCGCCGGCAACTGGGCGTTTCGGCGGCCGGTGGCCTGCTCGTGACGCAGGTGCAGCCCGGTTCGCCCGCCGAACGCGCCGGCCTGCAGCCGGAAGACGTCATCGTCGAGGCAAATCACTCGGCGGTGCGAAGCGCCCGCGACCTCGCCAACCAGGCGAAGAACCTCGGCGAGGGCGTGCTGCTCAAGATCGAGCGCGGCGGTCAGCCGCTGTACATGGTCCTCAAGAGCGAATAA
- a CDS encoding redox-sensing transcriptional repressor Rex produces MPNHLDSPRPTANIPLPAIKRLSLYLREVEDLLEAGRTTVSSKQLGEALSLTDAQVRKDLGYFGQFGQPGIGYNVSQLAAELRRLLGSDQVSNVCLVGVGNIGRALLDHGGFRRKGFHIVAAFDVSDSVVGQSVHGVKVAPMADLARVVQSRSVRFGIVAVPAAAAQSVCDQLVKAGVTGILNFAPKRLQVPPHVSISSVDLAVQLEQLAFQVMLAQRE; encoded by the coding sequence ATGCCCAACCACCTCGACTCCCCCAGGCCGACCGCCAACATCCCGCTCCCGGCCATCAAGCGTCTCAGCCTGTATCTGCGCGAGGTTGAAGATCTGCTCGAAGCCGGCCGCACGACGGTGTCATCCAAGCAGCTCGGCGAAGCGCTGAGCCTGACCGATGCGCAGGTGCGCAAGGACCTGGGCTACTTCGGGCAGTTCGGCCAGCCGGGCATCGGCTACAACGTCTCGCAACTGGCCGCGGAACTGCGCCGGCTGCTGGGCAGCGACCAGGTGTCCAACGTGTGCCTCGTGGGCGTGGGCAACATCGGCCGCGCCCTTCTCGATCACGGCGGCTTTCGGCGCAAGGGCTTTCACATCGTGGCTGCGTTCGACGTGAGCGACTCGGTCGTGGGCCAGAGCGTGCACGGCGTGAAGGTGGCGCCGATGGCCGACCTGGCGCGCGTGGTGCAGAGCCGTTCGGTACGCTTCGGCATCGTCGCCGTACCGGCCGCGGCGGCGCAGAGCGTGTGCGATCAACTGGTCAAGGCGGGGGTGACGGGGATTCTCAACTTCGCCCCCAAGCGCCTGCAGGTCCCGCCGCACGTGTCGATCAGCAGCGTGGACCTGGCGGTTCAGCTCGAACAACTCGCGTTCCAGGTGATGCTGGCGCAGCGCGAGTAG
- the queD gene encoding 6-carboxytetrahydropterin synthase QueD: protein MHMRLVKTFTFEAAHFLPSFPQGHKCRRMHGHSFSVDVVVEGEIPAGQYHLIDYGDLSQIIEPLRKQLDHYCLNEVDGLENPTSEMIAVWLWDRLKPNLPMLAEIVVRETCTSRCEYRGE from the coding sequence ATGCACATGCGTCTGGTCAAGACGTTCACCTTTGAAGCGGCGCACTTCCTGCCGTCCTTTCCGCAGGGGCACAAGTGCAGGCGCATGCACGGGCATTCGTTCAGCGTTGATGTCGTCGTCGAAGGCGAGATCCCCGCCGGTCAGTACCACCTCATCGACTACGGCGATCTGAGCCAGATCATCGAGCCCCTGCGCAAACAGCTCGACCACTACTGCCTCAACGAAGTCGACGGCCTCGAGAATCCGACGAGCGAGATGATCGCCGTCTGGCTGTGGGATCGCCTCAAGCCGAACCTGCCGATGCTGGCTGAGATCGTCGTGCGCGAGACGTGCACGAGCCGGTGTGAGTATCGCGGAGAATAG
- the alr gene encoding alanine racemase, whose amino-acid sequence MSIASEIQVDLQRLAHNVGVLRRVIGRNVELCCVIKADAYGLGATRIARWMDHLPIDLLAVYTLEQAEQLCKANVGKPLLVLMPIHDVPRPGPVYRAVVSGRLHFVVHDLAHLNHLIALADSIGCRLPIHVEVDTGMSRGGANVADVREMLERVASTRAVELHGFFTHFASAEGDERATAAQLDAFNALAAEMDALIPESCRLHAASTHAVLRDPKYHLDMVRIGLAWTGFGCEALREEVHLAAGEALLPIVTWTSRLVHTKWIEPGTTVGYGRTWRARRRTRVGLVPVGYADGYPVTLSNKAVVRVQAGSQWCEAPVIGRVSMDQLTVDLTDLAVAVGVGASVELIGSDPAAGNHLPTLAAQANLQPYMLLCGLSPRISRIYRNQVLPQPQVEAPSQPAQSARPAAGA is encoded by the coding sequence TTGTCCATCGCCAGCGAAATCCAGGTCGATCTGCAGCGCCTGGCGCACAACGTCGGCGTGCTTCGCCGCGTCATCGGCCGCAACGTCGAACTGTGCTGCGTTATCAAGGCCGACGCCTACGGCCTTGGGGCGACGCGCATTGCCCGCTGGATGGACCACCTGCCCATCGATCTGCTGGCCGTCTACACCCTTGAGCAGGCCGAGCAGCTCTGCAAGGCCAACGTCGGCAAGCCGCTGCTCGTGCTCATGCCCATCCACGACGTGCCCCGGCCCGGGCCGGTGTATCGCGCCGTGGTCTCGGGGCGGCTGCACTTTGTCGTGCACGATCTCGCCCATCTCAACCACCTCATCGCCCTGGCCGACAGCATCGGCTGCCGCCTGCCGATCCACGTCGAAGTCGATACGGGCATGAGCCGCGGCGGGGCCAACGTCGCTGACGTGCGTGAGATGCTCGAACGCGTCGCCTCCACCCGAGCCGTCGAACTGCACGGTTTTTTCACGCACTTCGCCAGCGCCGAGGGCGACGAGCGCGCCACGGCCGCACAACTGGACGCCTTCAACGCCCTCGCCGCGGAGATGGATGCGCTCATTCCCGAATCCTGCCGGCTGCACGCGGCCAGCACGCACGCGGTGCTGCGCGATCCGAAGTATCACCTCGACATGGTGCGCATCGGCCTCGCGTGGACGGGCTTTGGCTGTGAGGCGCTGCGCGAAGAAGTGCACCTTGCGGCCGGCGAAGCGCTGCTGCCCATCGTGACCTGGACCAGCCGGCTCGTGCACACCAAGTGGATCGAGCCGGGCACGACCGTCGGCTATGGCCGCACGTGGCGGGCACGCCGGCGCACGCGCGTGGGCCTCGTGCCCGTGGGATACGCGGATGGTTATCCGGTCACGCTGTCGAACAAGGCGGTGGTCCGGGTGCAGGCGGGTTCACAGTGGTGTGAGGCGCCGGTGATCGGGCGGGTGAGTATGGATCAGCTGACGGTCGACCTGACGGACCTCGCCGTAGCGGTGGGAGTGGGGGCGAGCGTGGAGCTGATCGGCAGCGACCCGGCCGCGGGCAATCATCTGCCGACGCTGGCGGCGCAGGCGAACCTGCAGCCGTACATGCTGCTGTGCGGCCTCTCGCCGCGCATCAGCCGCATTTACCGGAACCAGGTGCTGCCGCAGCCTCAGGTCGAAGCGCCCAGCCAGCCCGCGCAGTCGGCCCGCCCGGCTGCCGGCGCATAG